The region AGCCAGATCGGCGCGCAGACCGGCAACATCGCACGCACCGCATGGCTGTCGGCCGGGCTGCCGCAGCACGTCCCCGGCACCACCATCGACCGCCAGTGCGGCTCCTCCCAGCAGGCCGTGCACTTCGCCGCCCAGGCGGTCGGCTCCGGGGCCGCCGATCTGGTGGTGGCCGGCGGGGTGGAGGTGATGAGTCTGGTGCCCATCGCCAGCCCCATGACCGTCGGCGAACAGGCCGGTATGGGCAGCCCGTACGCGGGTGACGGCTGGCGCGAGCACTTCGGGGACCAGGAGGTCTCCCAGTTCCGCGGGGCCGAACTGATCGCCGAGAAGTGGGGCGTCTCCCGGGCGGACATGGAGGAATTCGCGCTCACCAGCCACCAGCGCGCCCTCGCCGCCCAGGCCGACGGCGCCTTCGACGACGAGATCACCCCGGCCTTCGGACTCACCGCAGACGAGGGCCCGCGCGCCGACACCACCCTGGAGAAGATGGCCGGGCTGAAGACCCTCACCGAGGACGGCCGGCTGACCGCCGCCGTCTCCAGCCAGATCTCCGACGGAGCCGCCGCCCTGCTGATCGCCTCCGAGGAGGCGGTGAGCCGCCATGGCCTGACCCCGCTCGCGCGG is a window of Streptomyces violaceusniger Tu 4113 DNA encoding:
- a CDS encoding acetyl-CoA C-acetyltransferase, translated to MSEAFIVGAVRTPVGRRKGTLSGVHPADLGAHALRALLERTGADAGAVDDVYFGCVSQIGAQTGNIARTAWLSAGLPQHVPGTTIDRQCGSSQQAVHFAAQAVGSGAADLVVAGGVEVMSLVPIASPMTVGEQAGMGSPYAGDGWREHFGDQEVSQFRGAELIAEKWGVSRADMEEFALTSHQRALAAQADGAFDDEITPAFGLTADEGPRADTTLEKMAGLKTLTEDGRLTAAVSSQISDGAAALLIASEEAVSRHGLTPLARVHTMAVVGSDPIHMLTGPIPATEKVLDRAGLSIGDIDLVEINEAFASVVLAWQKEIGADPERVNAFGGAIALGHPLGATGARLMTTLVHQLRRTQGRYGLQTMCEGGGMANATVLERL